A part of Brassica rapa cultivar Chiifu-401-42 chromosome A05, CAAS_Brap_v3.01, whole genome shotgun sequence genomic DNA contains:
- the LOC103868632 gene encoding probable LRR receptor-like serine/threonine-protein kinase At1g51860 isoform X1: MFDLHIGPNKWTSVILDAVGNASVYEMIHALTQDRLQVCLVKTGETTPFISSLELRPLDNETYVTESGSLITVSRFFFAPTPPMIRYDEDIHDRGWNPYLLDEQMVSISTDILVDTEDNFYDVPQLVVMTAAVPRNASQPLTLYLSLDETTAEAYIYMHFAEIQKLGANENREFSITFNDDQVGYAKFRPPNFTITTLFTPEAISSLDGNFKLTFAMTGNSTHPPLINAVEIYRVLELTEPETNQDEVSAMVNIKRSYELEKKVSWQGDPCAPKAFRWEGLNCNYPKYEPQGIISLNLTENKLTGSITPEFAKLTQLVELDLSKNDLSGDIPAFFADMKSLKLINLCGNPNLNSTIPNSLQKRLTSNSLTLILSEIPLKESKKVPVIAIAAPVAGMFALVVVLAIFFVIRKKKSYSTAAPGPPSVTTGTVQSETRSSNPTIITKDLRVTYPEVLKMTNNFQRVLGKGGFGTVYHGNFDDAQVAVKMLSHSSAQGYKEFNAEVELLSRVHHRHLVRLVGYCDDGDNLALIYEYMANGDLKEHMSGKRGGNVLTWENRMQIAVEAAQGLEYLHNGCQPPMVHRDVKTTNILLNERYGAKLADFGLSRSFPIDGEYHVSTAVAGTPGYLDPEYHRTNSLSEKSDIYSFGIVLLEIITNQPVIDKTRERTHINEWAVLMLTKGDIRNLIDPKLMGDYDTTGAWKIVELALACVNPSSNRRPTMAHVVIELNECVALENARRQGSEEMSARSSVNFSLSSASEFIPGAR; this comes from the exons ATGTTTGATCTTCATATTGGTCCTAACAAATGGACTTCTGTTATATTGGATGCTGTAGGAAATGCTTCAGTTTACGAGATGATCCATGCCTTAACACAAGACCGTCTTCAGGTTTGTCTTGTTAAGACAGGAGAAACGACTCCGTTTATTTCCTCCTTGGAACTTCGTCCGTTGGACAATGAAACTTACGTCACGGAAAGTGGATCGTTGATTACGGTCTCAAGATTTTTCTTTGCACCCACTCCACCGATGATCAG GTATGATGAGGACATCCATGACCGAGGATGGAATCCATACTTATTAGACGAACAAATGGTGTCTATAAGCACGGACATTTTGGTCGATACAGAAGATAACTTCTACGATGTGCCACAACTTGTGGTTATGACTGCTGCTGTCCCTAGAAATGCTAGTCAGCCTCTGACATTATATTTGAGTCTCGACGAGACCACTGCAGAggcatatatatacatgcatttCGCTGAAATCCAGAAACTTGGAGCTAATGAGAACAGAGAATTTAGCATCACTTTTAATGATGACCAAGTAGGGTACGCCAAATTTAGGCCACCAAATTTCACCATAACAACTTTATTCACTCCAGAGGCTATAAGTTCTCTTGATGGGAACTTCAAATTAACTTTCGCCATGACCGGTAACTCAACTCATCCTCCTCTTATCAATGCCGTCGAGATTTATAGAGTCTTAGAACTTACAGAGCCTGAGACAAACCAAGATGAAG TTTCTGCTATGGTCAACATCAAGAGAAGTTATGAGTTGGAGAAAAAAGTTAGCTGGCAAGGAGATCCATGTGCACCTAAGGCATTTCGGTGGGAAGGTTTAAACTGCAATTATCCAAAATATGAGCCACAAGGGATCATATCCTT GAACTTGACAGAGAATAAGTTGACTGGTAGCATAACACCTGAATTTGCCAAGCTAACACAATTGGTAGAGCT AGATTTATCAAAGAACGATCTATCAGGAGATATTCCAGCGTTTTTTGCTGATATGAAGTCGTTGAAACTCAT AAACTTATGTGGAAATCCAAATCTCAATAGCACAATTCCGAACTCTCTTCAGAAACGGTTAACCAGTAATTCGTTAACACTAAT TTTGAGTGAAATTCCCTTAAAGGAGAGCAAAAAGGTTCCAGTGATTGCTATCGCAGCGCCAGTGGCTGGCATGTTTGCTCTTGTTGTTGTCTTGGCTATCTTTTTCgtcataagaaagaaaaaatcttACAGTACTGCGG CTCCAGGACCCCCATCTGTCACTACCGGTACAGTTCAAAGTGAGACACGGTCATCCAATCCAACAATCATAACAAAAGACCTCAGGGTTACGTATCCCGAGGTACTGAAGATGACTAATAACTTCCAGAGAGTTCTTGGCAAAGGAGGCTTTGGAACAGTGTATCATGGAAACTTTGATGATGCTCAAGTAGCTGTGAAAATGCTCTCTCATTCATCAGCTCAAGGTTATAAAGAATTCAACGCAGAG GTTGAACTTCTTTCACGAGTTCATCACAGACATTTGGTGCGACTTGTTGGGTACTGTGATGACGGAGATAACTTGGCTTTGATCTATGAATACATGGCTAATGGAGACCTGAAGGAGCACATGTCAG GAAAACGCGGAGGCAACGTCCTAACCTGGGAAAACAGAATGCAAATAGCTGTAGAGGCAGCGCAAG GATTAGAGTATCTTCACAATGGATGTCAGCCTCCTATGGTCCATAGAGATGTGAAAACTACTAATATTTTATTGAATGAGCGGTATGGAGCAAAATTAGCTGACTTTGGGCTCTCTAGATCTTTCCCAATCGATGGTGAATACCATGTATCGACTGCAGTTGCAGGCACACCTGGTTACCTGGACCCCGA GTACCACAGAACAAACTCGCTGAGTGAGAAGAGCGACATATACAGCTTTGGTATAGTGCTGTTAGAGATCATCACAAACCAGCCTGTTATAGATAAAACCCGGGAGAGAACCCACATCAATGAATGGGCTGTCTTAATGCTCACTAAAGGAGACATCAGGAACCTCATCGACCCCAAACTGATGGGGGACTATGACACAACCGGTGCATGGAAGATTGTAGAGTTGGCTCTGGCTTGTGTGAACCCGTCTTCAAACCGGAGACCAACAATGGCACATGTTGTGATAGAGCTTAACGAGTGTGTGGCCTTGGAAAATGCAAGGAGACAAGGTAGCGAAGAGATGTCCGCTAGAAGTTCTGTAAACTTCAGTCTCTCTTCTGCTTCTGAATTTATCCCTGGAGCCAGATAA
- the LOC103868632 gene encoding probable LRR receptor-like serine/threonine-protein kinase At1g51860 isoform X2 — protein sequence MKSLKLINLCGNPNLNSTIPNSLQKRLTSNSLTLILSEIPLKESKKVPVIAIAAPVAGMFALVVVLAIFFVIRKKKSYSTAAPGPPSVTTGTVQSETRSSNPTIITKDLRVTYPEVLKMTNNFQRVLGKGGFGTVYHGNFDDAQVAVKMLSHSSAQGYKEFNAEVELLSRVHHRHLVRLVGYCDDGDNLALIYEYMANGDLKEHMSGKRGGNVLTWENRMQIAVEAAQGLEYLHNGCQPPMVHRDVKTTNILLNERYGAKLADFGLSRSFPIDGEYHVSTAVAGTPGYLDPEYHRTNSLSEKSDIYSFGIVLLEIITNQPVIDKTRERTHINEWAVLMLTKGDIRNLIDPKLMGDYDTTGAWKIVELALACVNPSSNRRPTMAHVVIELNECVALENARRQGSEEMSARSSVNFSLSSASEFIPGAR from the exons ATGAAGTCGTTGAAACTCAT AAACTTATGTGGAAATCCAAATCTCAATAGCACAATTCCGAACTCTCTTCAGAAACGGTTAACCAGTAATTCGTTAACACTAAT TTTGAGTGAAATTCCCTTAAAGGAGAGCAAAAAGGTTCCAGTGATTGCTATCGCAGCGCCAGTGGCTGGCATGTTTGCTCTTGTTGTTGTCTTGGCTATCTTTTTCgtcataagaaagaaaaaatcttACAGTACTGCGG CTCCAGGACCCCCATCTGTCACTACCGGTACAGTTCAAAGTGAGACACGGTCATCCAATCCAACAATCATAACAAAAGACCTCAGGGTTACGTATCCCGAGGTACTGAAGATGACTAATAACTTCCAGAGAGTTCTTGGCAAAGGAGGCTTTGGAACAGTGTATCATGGAAACTTTGATGATGCTCAAGTAGCTGTGAAAATGCTCTCTCATTCATCAGCTCAAGGTTATAAAGAATTCAACGCAGAG GTTGAACTTCTTTCACGAGTTCATCACAGACATTTGGTGCGACTTGTTGGGTACTGTGATGACGGAGATAACTTGGCTTTGATCTATGAATACATGGCTAATGGAGACCTGAAGGAGCACATGTCAG GAAAACGCGGAGGCAACGTCCTAACCTGGGAAAACAGAATGCAAATAGCTGTAGAGGCAGCGCAAG GATTAGAGTATCTTCACAATGGATGTCAGCCTCCTATGGTCCATAGAGATGTGAAAACTACTAATATTTTATTGAATGAGCGGTATGGAGCAAAATTAGCTGACTTTGGGCTCTCTAGATCTTTCCCAATCGATGGTGAATACCATGTATCGACTGCAGTTGCAGGCACACCTGGTTACCTGGACCCCGA GTACCACAGAACAAACTCGCTGAGTGAGAAGAGCGACATATACAGCTTTGGTATAGTGCTGTTAGAGATCATCACAAACCAGCCTGTTATAGATAAAACCCGGGAGAGAACCCACATCAATGAATGGGCTGTCTTAATGCTCACTAAAGGAGACATCAGGAACCTCATCGACCCCAAACTGATGGGGGACTATGACACAACCGGTGCATGGAAGATTGTAGAGTTGGCTCTGGCTTGTGTGAACCCGTCTTCAAACCGGAGACCAACAATGGCACATGTTGTGATAGAGCTTAACGAGTGTGTGGCCTTGGAAAATGCAAGGAGACAAGGTAGCGAAGAGATGTCCGCTAGAAGTTCTGTAAACTTCAGTCTCTCTTCTGCTTCTGAATTTATCCCTGGAGCCAGATAA
- the LOC103868632 gene encoding probable LRR receptor-like serine/threonine-protein kinase At1g51860 isoform X3: MFALVVVLAIFFVIRKKKSYSTAAPGPPSVTTGTVQSETRSSNPTIITKDLRVTYPEVLKMTNNFQRVLGKGGFGTVYHGNFDDAQVAVKMLSHSSAQGYKEFNAEVELLSRVHHRHLVRLVGYCDDGDNLALIYEYMANGDLKEHMSGKRGGNVLTWENRMQIAVEAAQGLEYLHNGCQPPMVHRDVKTTNILLNERYGAKLADFGLSRSFPIDGEYHVSTAVAGTPGYLDPEYHRTNSLSEKSDIYSFGIVLLEIITNQPVIDKTRERTHINEWAVLMLTKGDIRNLIDPKLMGDYDTTGAWKIVELALACVNPSSNRRPTMAHVVIELNECVALENARRQGSEEMSARSSVNFSLSSASEFIPGAR, encoded by the exons ATGTTTGCTCTTGTTGTTGTCTTGGCTATCTTTTTCgtcataagaaagaaaaaatcttACAGTACTGCGG CTCCAGGACCCCCATCTGTCACTACCGGTACAGTTCAAAGTGAGACACGGTCATCCAATCCAACAATCATAACAAAAGACCTCAGGGTTACGTATCCCGAGGTACTGAAGATGACTAATAACTTCCAGAGAGTTCTTGGCAAAGGAGGCTTTGGAACAGTGTATCATGGAAACTTTGATGATGCTCAAGTAGCTGTGAAAATGCTCTCTCATTCATCAGCTCAAGGTTATAAAGAATTCAACGCAGAG GTTGAACTTCTTTCACGAGTTCATCACAGACATTTGGTGCGACTTGTTGGGTACTGTGATGACGGAGATAACTTGGCTTTGATCTATGAATACATGGCTAATGGAGACCTGAAGGAGCACATGTCAG GAAAACGCGGAGGCAACGTCCTAACCTGGGAAAACAGAATGCAAATAGCTGTAGAGGCAGCGCAAG GATTAGAGTATCTTCACAATGGATGTCAGCCTCCTATGGTCCATAGAGATGTGAAAACTACTAATATTTTATTGAATGAGCGGTATGGAGCAAAATTAGCTGACTTTGGGCTCTCTAGATCTTTCCCAATCGATGGTGAATACCATGTATCGACTGCAGTTGCAGGCACACCTGGTTACCTGGACCCCGA GTACCACAGAACAAACTCGCTGAGTGAGAAGAGCGACATATACAGCTTTGGTATAGTGCTGTTAGAGATCATCACAAACCAGCCTGTTATAGATAAAACCCGGGAGAGAACCCACATCAATGAATGGGCTGTCTTAATGCTCACTAAAGGAGACATCAGGAACCTCATCGACCCCAAACTGATGGGGGACTATGACACAACCGGTGCATGGAAGATTGTAGAGTTGGCTCTGGCTTGTGTGAACCCGTCTTCAAACCGGAGACCAACAATGGCACATGTTGTGATAGAGCTTAACGAGTGTGTGGCCTTGGAAAATGCAAGGAGACAAGGTAGCGAAGAGATGTCCGCTAGAAGTTCTGTAAACTTCAGTCTCTCTTCTGCTTCTGAATTTATCCCTGGAGCCAGATAA